The proteins below come from a single Balaenoptera acutorostrata chromosome 2, mBalAcu1.1, whole genome shotgun sequence genomic window:
- the CDKN2D gene encoding cyclin-dependent kinase 4 inhibitor D — protein MLLEEVRAGDRLSGAAARGDVQEVRRLLHRELVHPDALNRFGKTALQVMMFGSPTIALELLKQGASPNVQDASGTTPAHDAARTGFLDTLKVLVEHGADVNAPDGTGALPIHLAVREGHTAVVGFLAAESDLHHRDARGLTPLELARGRGAKDLMDILQWHTVAPL, from the exons ATGCTGCTGGAGGAGGTCCGCGCCGGCGACCGGCTGAGCGGGGCGGCGGCCCGGGGAGACGTGCAGGAGGTGCGCCGCCTTCTGCACCGCGAGCTGGTGCACCCCGACGCCCTGAACCGCTTTGGCAAGACGGCGCTGCAG GTCATGATGTTTGGCAGCCCCACCATTGCCCTGGAGCTCCTGAAGCAAGGTGCCAGCCCCAACGTCCAGGATGCCTCCGGCACCACTCCAGCCCATGATGCAGCCCGCACTGGATTCCTTGACACCCTGAAAGTGTTGGTGGAGCATGGCGCTGATGTCAATGCACCTGATGGCACCGGGGCCCTCCCCATCCATCTGGCAGTGAGAGAGGGCCACACGGCTGTGGTCGGCTTCCTGGCTGCTGAGTCTGATCTTCATCACAGGGACGCCAGGGGGCTCACACCTCTGGAGCTGGCAAGGGGGAGAGGCGCTAAGGATCTCATGGACATACTGCAGTGGCACACGGTGGCACCACTGTGA